In a genomic window of Chrysemys picta bellii isolate R12L10 chromosome 1, ASM1138683v2, whole genome shotgun sequence:
- the ELFN2 gene encoding protein phosphatase 1 regulatory subunit 29 produces the protein MLCLGLWAAALLCVFSPGTVHGDCWLIEGDKGYVWLAICSQNQPPYETIPQHINSTVHDLRLNENKLKVVLYSSLNRFSNLTDLNLTKNEISYIEDGAFMGQANLQVLQLGYNKLTNLTEGMLRGMARLQFLFVQHNLIEVVTPTAFSECPSLISIDLSSNRLSRLEGNTFTSLSNLMVCELAGNPFNCDCSLYSFLTWLVVFNNVTKNYDRLQCETPREFAGYPLLMPRPHHNRNAITIFQSMCRGGTIPSLSRINPTPYTPDSQRDLDENSGFNPGDFLSVEPPASSTTDSSFNPSIKLHHVTITSATLVVTIPSPFSKMYVLVQYNNSYVSDVTTLKNKKEYVTLSKLKAHTDYTFCVASIRNSKRYNHTCLSFATRSKGREDPVPNTSTTTHYIMTILGCLFGMVIVLGVVYYCLRKRRMQEEKQKSLNVKKTILEMRYGSDIDTSSIVHSSQKLGEPPVIPVSRMSSIPSMIGEKLPPSKSMEAGMETPKVTTKGNYIEVRTGGGDALERAQRDDDLRELDNGQGSAAEISTIAKEVDKVNQIINNCIDALKLDTASFLGGGSGVDSDMAFECQSIPAGSSGGLERPGFLSPPYKESSHHPLQRQLSADAAVARKTCSVSSSGSIKSAKVFSLDVPDHPPMSKSDSKYIEKGSPLNSPLDRLPLVSPGAIHHLEVKPSYHCSEHRHSFPALYYEESADTLSQRVSFLKPLSRSKRDSTYSQLSPRHYFSGYSSSPEYSSESTHKIWERFRPYKKHHREEVYMAAGHALRKKVQFAKDEDLHDILDYWKGVSAQQKL, from the coding sequence ATGCTGTGTCTGGGCTTGTGGGCGGCCGCCCTGCTCTGTGTGTTCTCCCCTGGCACGGTGCATGGCGACTGCTGGCTGATCGAGGGGGACAAGGGTTACGTGTGGCTGGCCATCTGCAGCCAGAACCAGCCTCCCTACGAGACCATCCCCCAGCACATCAACAGCACAGTGCATGACCTGCGCCTGAATGAGAACAAGCTCAAGGTGGTGCTGTACTCCTCCCTCAACCGCTTCAGCAACCTCACCGACCTGAACCTGACCAAGAATGAGATCTCCTACATTGAGGACGGGGCCTTCATGGGCCAGGCCAACCTACAGGTCCTGCAGCTGGGCTACAACAAGCTCACCAACCTGACGGAGGGCATGCTGCGCGGCATGGCCAGGCTGCAGTTCCTCTTCGTGCAGCACAACCTGATTGAGGTGGTCACACCCACTGCCTTCTCTGAGTGCCCCAGCCTGATCAGCATCGACCTGTCCTCCAACCGGCTCAGCAGGCTGGAGGGGAACACCTTCACCAGCCTGAGCAACCTGATGGTGTGCGAGCTAGCTGGCAACCCCTTCAACTGCGACTGCAGCCTCTACAGCTTCCTCACCTGGCTGGTGGTCTTCAACAACGTCACCAAGAACTACGACCGGCTGCAGTGTGAGACCCCCCGGGAGTTCGCCGGCTACCCGCTCCTGATGCCTCGACCCCACCACAACCGCAATGCCATCACCATCTTCCAGTCCATGTGCCGGGGAGGCACCATCCCATCCCTCTCAAGGATCAACCCCACCCCCTACACGCCTGACTCCCAGAGAGACCTGGATGAGAACTCGGGGTTCAACCCCGGGGACTTCCTCTCCGTTGAGCCCCCGGCCTCCTCCACCACCGACTCCTCATTCAACCCCAGCATCAAGCTGCACCACGTGACCATCACCTCAGCCACCTTGGTGGTGACGATCCCCTCACCCTTCAGCAAGATGTACGTGCTGGTCCAGTACAACAACAGTTACGTCTCTGATGTCACGACCCTGAAGAACAAGAAGGAGTATGTCACCCTTAGCAAGCTGAAGGCCCACACGGACTACACCTTCTGTGTGGCCTCCATCCGCAACTCCAAGCGCTACAACCACACCTGCCTGTCCTTTGCCACCAGGAGCAAGGGAAGGGAGGATCCAGTGCCCAATACCTCCACCACCACTCACTACATCATGACCATCCTGGGCTGCCTCTTCGGGATGGTCATCGTCCTGGGGGTGGTGTACTACTGTCTGAGGAAGCGAAGGATGCAGGAAGAGAAGCAGAAGTCCCTCAACGTCAAGAAGACCATCCTGGAGATGCGCTACGGCTCGGATATAGACACCAGCTCTATCGTCCACTCTTCGCAGAAGCTGGGCGAGCCGCCCGTCATCCCTGTCTCGCGGATGtcctccatcccttccatgaTCGGGGAGAAGCTGCCCCCATCCAAGTCAATGGAGGCTGGGATGGAGACCCCCAAAGTTACTACCAAGGGCAACTACATTGAGGTGCGGACGGGTGGCGGGGATGCCCTGGAGAGAGCCCAGCGGGATGACGATCTGCGTGAGCTTGACAACGGCCAAGGCTCGGCAGCTGAGATCTCCACCATCGCCAAGGAGGTAGACAAGGTCAACCAGATCATCAACAACTGTATCGACGCCCTCAAGTTGGACACGGCCTCcttcctgggaggagggagtggcgTCGACTCAGACATGGCGTTTGAGTGCCAATCCATCCCTGCCGGCTCCTCGGGTGGGCTGGAGCGGCCTGGCTTCCTGTCGCCACCGTACAAGGAGAGCTCCCATCACCCCCTGCAGCGCCAGCTGAGCGCGGACGCAGCTGTGGCCAGGAAGACCTGCAGCGTCTCATCCAGCGGCTCCATCAAGAGTGCCAAGGTCTTCAGCCTTGACGTGCCAGACCACCCGCCAATGAGCAAGTCGGATTCCAAGTACATCGAGAAAGGCAGCCCACTCAACAGCCCCCTGGATCGTCTTCCTCTGGTGTCCCCGGGTGCCATCCACCACCTGGAGGTCAAACCTTCCTACCATTGCAGCGAGCACCGACATTCCTTCCCGGCCCTGTACTACGAGGAGAGCGCTGACACTCTGAGCCAGCGGGTGTCGTTCCTTAAGCCGCTCTCCCGCTCCAAGCGGGACTCCACGTactcccagctctcccccagaCACTACTTCTCGGGCTACTCCTCCAGCCCCGAGTACTCATCTGAGAGCACCCACAAGATCTGGGAGCGCTTCCGGCCTTACAAGAAGCACCACCGGGAGGAGGTTTACATGGCGGCTGGCCACGCCCTGCGGAAGAAAGTCCAGTTTGCCAAGGATGAGGATCTGCACGACATCCTGGATTACTGGAAAGGCGTCTCCGCTCAGCAGAAGTTGTGA